TTTAGGAGATGCTATTATTGCAGGCACCGCGTTGGTTTATGATTTAACTGTTGTTACCAGAAATATTGATGATTTTCGTTGGATTACTGAATTAAAATTACTTAATCCTTTTGAAAGTAATAATGTTGAATAAGATAATAATTAGTTTCAATACTATGGGATAGTGTTTTGAGGTGTATTGCTATAGCTTGTGGCGGACAGACCTAACCCCCCAGCCCCCTTCCCTCGTAGGGAACGGGTTAGGAGAGAGGTCTATCCTAAGACACTAAACCCAGTTAATAGTACGTAGCCATTGCCAAACGCCTGTCTTCCTTCTGATCACAACTCCCTCACTACATTCTTTCACCACATCCTTAAGTTCCTCGGTGGTAAAGCTGTAACCCAATTCCTCAACAGTGTTAATAAATTCTTGAGGATTTGTTACAGGTTTAAACTTTTCCCGCAACACCATATTATGAGCAGCATCAGCAAGAAATTTCTTCGCACTTTCATTAGACATCTTCAAAATCCCTGGTTTGGCTTGTGCCTTACTGCAATTTTTGCTTTTTACAGTGTCAAAGCTAGAATACCCAAAAGTTAGTATTAATCATATAAAAGCCATACTTTATAATTAACTACATCAGGAAGCAAGTTATGACTGAAAACCAAAATCAGCAGCTAGTAACTCCAAGTGATGTGCCACCAACGCATCTAACTACCACACAGATACGACCTTGGGGTACAGTTACAGTCTTAGAAGACGGTAATCGTTACAGA
This genomic window from Oculatellaceae cyanobacterium contains:
- a CDS encoding Nif11-like leader peptide family natural product precursor, with the protein product MSNESAKKFLADAAHNMVLREKFKPVTNPQEFINTVEELGYSFTTEELKDVVKECSEGVVIRRKTGVWQWLRTINWV